Proteins encoded by one window of Halomonas sp. SH5A2:
- the metE gene encoding 5-methyltetrahydropteroyltriglutamate--homocysteine S-methyltransferase: MTVSHILGYPRIGARRELKKATEAYWQGECSREALEQTGRDLRLRHWQAQQAAGLDLVSVGDFAFYDQVLNVSVLLGSVPARFKAQQEVAAGDVDLDTTFRMARGRAPSGQPAPACEMTKYFDTNYHYLVPELHEGQRFTLASHRLFDEVDEALTAGFTPKVTLTGPLTWLWLGKSQSGELDRLTLLDSVLDVYGEVLARLATLGVEWVQLDEPALVQDLPLDWQQAYERAYHRLQSAPLKLMVASYFGGLGDNLSLATRLPVDGLHIDAVRAPQQVDSVIDRLGPHQVLSVGFIDGRNIWRADLAALRERLLPLKVRLGKRLWLAPSCSLLHVPVDLAQETDLDEALVGWLAFARQKLDEVVSLTRLIDNRATPLDEQRLKAATQALDARRESGRIHQPAVSVRVAAITAKDSQRRVPYAERAVAQRRALNLPLLPTTTIGSFPQTPDIRAARRAFKAGKLSQADYEARMRADIAYAVERQEVLGLDVLVHGEAERNDMVEYFGEQLNGFAFTRFGWVQSYGSRCVKPPIIYGDVTRPAAMTVRWSEYAQKLTNKPMKGMLTGPVTILQWSFVRDDQPRDTTCRHIALALRDEVQDLERAGIRIIQIDEPALREGLPLRQHEWQGYLDWAVTCFRLSASGVDDSTQIHTHMCYSEFNDIIGAIAALDADVITIETSRSNMELLDAFQDFAYPNEMGPGVYDIHTPNIPDVAWMVDLLEKALEKIPAERLWVNPDCGLKTRTWAEVEPALANMVEAAQQMRQRYT, encoded by the coding sequence ATGACAGTTTCTCATATTCTCGGCTATCCCCGCATTGGCGCCCGGCGCGAGCTTAAAAAAGCCACCGAAGCCTACTGGCAGGGCGAGTGTTCCCGCGAAGCGCTCGAACAGACTGGCCGCGACTTGCGTTTGCGTCATTGGCAAGCCCAGCAGGCGGCGGGACTCGATCTGGTCAGCGTGGGTGACTTCGCGTTTTACGATCAGGTACTGAATGTCTCGGTCCTGCTAGGTTCGGTGCCCGCGCGCTTCAAAGCACAACAGGAAGTGGCGGCGGGTGACGTTGACCTGGATACCACCTTCCGCATGGCACGGGGACGTGCGCCCAGCGGTCAACCGGCCCCCGCCTGCGAAATGACCAAGTACTTTGATACCAACTATCATTATCTGGTCCCGGAACTACACGAAGGCCAGCGCTTTACTCTGGCTTCCCACCGGCTGTTCGACGAGGTCGACGAAGCGCTGACCGCGGGATTCACCCCCAAGGTGACCCTGACTGGTCCGCTCACCTGGCTGTGGCTGGGTAAATCCCAAAGCGGTGAACTGGATCGACTGACGCTGCTGGATAGCGTCCTGGACGTCTACGGCGAAGTGCTGGCACGCCTTGCCACCCTAGGGGTCGAATGGGTTCAACTGGATGAGCCTGCGCTGGTGCAGGACTTGCCCCTTGATTGGCAGCAGGCCTATGAGCGCGCCTATCACCGCTTGCAGTCCGCCCCTTTGAAGCTGATGGTGGCCAGTTACTTTGGCGGTCTGGGTGACAATCTGTCGCTGGCGACCCGGCTGCCGGTGGATGGGCTGCACATTGATGCCGTGCGCGCGCCCCAGCAGGTAGACAGCGTGATTGATCGCCTGGGGCCGCATCAGGTGCTGTCGGTGGGTTTCATCGATGGGCGCAATATCTGGCGCGCCGACCTTGCCGCGCTGCGCGAGCGTTTGCTGCCGCTCAAGGTTCGTCTGGGTAAGCGGCTCTGGCTGGCGCCAAGCTGTTCGCTGCTGCACGTGCCGGTGGACCTTGCCCAGGAGACAGACCTTGACGAGGCGCTGGTCGGTTGGCTGGCCTTTGCCCGCCAGAAGCTCGACGAAGTGGTGTCTCTTACCCGGCTGATTGATAACCGCGCCACCCCCCTTGATGAGCAGCGCTTGAAAGCAGCAACGCAGGCGCTGGATGCCCGGCGTGAATCGGGCCGCATCCATCAGCCTGCCGTTAGTGTTCGCGTTGCCGCTATCACGGCCAAAGATAGCCAGCGTCGCGTCCCCTATGCCGAGCGTGCGGTGGCGCAGCGGCGTGCCCTGAACCTGCCGCTGTTGCCCACCACGACGATTGGCTCCTTCCCGCAAACCCCCGATATTCGAGCAGCGCGTCGCGCCTTTAAAGCAGGGAAGCTAAGCCAGGCCGACTACGAGGCGCGCATGCGGGCAGACATCGCCTACGCGGTCGAGCGCCAGGAAGTATTGGGTCTGGACGTGCTGGTACACGGCGAGGCCGAGCGCAACGACATGGTGGAATACTTTGGTGAGCAGTTGAATGGCTTTGCCTTCACCCGCTTTGGCTGGGTACAAAGCTACGGCTCGCGGTGCGTCAAGCCGCCGATTATTTATGGCGACGTGACACGTCCCGCCGCCATGACCGTACGCTGGAGCGAGTATGCGCAAAAGCTGACCAACAAGCCCATGAAAGGCATGCTGACAGGCCCGGTGACGATCCTGCAGTGGTCCTTTGTGCGCGATGATCAGCCGCGGGACACCACCTGCCGTCATATTGCGCTTGCGCTGCGCGATGAGGTGCAGGATCTGGAGCGCGCCGGTATTCGCATCATCCAAATCGACGAGCCCGCCCTGCGCGAAGGGTTGCCGCTGCGCCAGCATGAATGGCAGGGCTACCTGGACTGGGCGGTGACGTGTTTCCGGTTAAGTGCTTCAGGCGTCGACGACAGCACGCAGATTCACACCCATATGTGCTATTCGGAGTTTAACGACATCATTGGTGCGATTGCGGCGCTGGACGCCGACGTGATCACCATTGAAACATCACGCTCGAACATGGAGTTGCTGGACGCCTTCCAGGACTTTGCCTACCCCAATGAAATGGGTCCCGGTGTTTACGATATCCACACGCCGAATATTCCCGACGTGGCGTGGATGGTCGATTTGCTGGAAAAGGCGCTGGAAAAGATTCCCGCCGAGCGGCTGTGGGTCAACCCGGACTGCGGCCTGAAAACCCGCACCTGGGCCGAGGTGGAACCGGCCCTGGCCAATATGGTCGAGGCCGCCCAACAGATGCGTCAGCGCTATACGTAA
- a CDS encoding ATP-binding protein, which translates to MRRVLSHGSFLRFYLLLGAALLMVFLIALGGRAFIEQVSREDYREALTALPMSLMAQQLADSTPRERQTQLSGWAEQLDMQLTLLPLEDASLSYFERARLERGKVLVETSPWRLQRRLPGQSWLLQADFPNWSERQWHATIEMLGAWLSPFDGSERRERLGALEQGGWPLALTDRPPAELSDAQRRQLDRGEVVTRLRGEQLSISFIYQLPDGSQWLKAGPAAGGSNLPINLHLPLLMALMVVLALIIYLVMRSIESRMARLELAATRIASGRLETRVKVESGDFLGRLGMAFNGMANQVQSLLRGQQEMIRAVSHELRTPVARIRFAVQMVEDMTDQPAIRRQLQGIDTDIAELDELIDEILTYARLGGETVNGAELETSLVECRAMAERVIDSLSPLHEGLAITLAPGPDIELLAEPRYLQRALQNLVSNACRHGQSKVVIGLWDEPHLVRIDVEDDGPGIPADARADVFKPFARLDDSRARSSGGYGLGLSIVQKIMAGHGGSVTVDASPSLGGARFTLLIPRRESPA; encoded by the coding sequence ATGCGGCGGGTGCTCAGCCACGGCTCGTTTTTACGCTTTTATCTGCTGCTGGGTGCCGCGCTGTTAATGGTGTTTTTAATTGCCCTGGGTGGGCGCGCCTTTATCGAGCAGGTCAGCCGTGAGGACTATCGCGAGGCATTAACGGCGCTACCGATGTCGTTAATGGCGCAGCAACTCGCCGACAGCACGCCGCGCGAACGCCAGACGCAGCTATCGGGTTGGGCTGAGCAGCTCGATATGCAGTTGACCCTTTTGCCGTTGGAAGACGCCTCCCTAAGCTATTTCGAACGTGCCCGCCTGGAGCGAGGTAAAGTACTGGTGGAGACGTCCCCCTGGCGATTACAGCGCCGCCTTCCTGGCCAATCCTGGCTGTTACAGGCCGACTTCCCTAACTGGAGCGAGCGACAGTGGCACGCGACGATAGAGATGCTCGGCGCTTGGCTGTCGCCATTTGACGGTAGCGAACGGCGTGAGCGGCTTGGTGCATTGGAGCAAGGTGGCTGGCCACTTGCGCTGACCGATCGCCCGCCTGCTGAGTTGAGTGATGCGCAGCGTCGCCAGCTCGATCGTGGCGAGGTCGTCACTCGGTTACGCGGCGAACAACTGTCGATAAGCTTCATCTATCAACTGCCCGACGGCTCCCAATGGCTTAAAGCAGGACCTGCAGCCGGGGGTTCCAACCTGCCGATCAACCTTCACTTGCCGTTATTGATGGCCCTGATGGTCGTGCTGGCGCTGATTATCTACCTGGTGATGCGCAGTATCGAATCGCGCATGGCGCGCCTGGAACTGGCGGCGACACGCATTGCCAGCGGTCGCCTGGAAACCCGCGTCAAAGTCGAAAGCGGCGACTTTCTGGGGCGCCTGGGCATGGCGTTCAACGGCATGGCCAATCAGGTGCAGTCGCTGTTGCGCGGCCAGCAGGAGATGATTCGCGCCGTGTCACACGAGCTGCGAACGCCGGTAGCCCGTATCCGTTTTGCAGTGCAAATGGTCGAGGACATGACCGATCAGCCTGCTATACGGCGCCAGCTTCAGGGTATCGATACCGATATTGCCGAGCTGGATGAACTGATCGATGAAATTCTCACCTATGCCCGACTGGGGGGCGAGACGGTCAACGGCGCCGAGCTGGAAACGTCGCTGGTGGAATGCAGGGCGATGGCCGAGCGGGTGATCGACTCGCTTTCGCCGCTTCATGAAGGCTTGGCGATAACGCTGGCGCCGGGGCCTGACATCGAGCTTCTGGCTGAACCTCGCTACCTGCAGCGCGCGCTGCAGAACCTGGTCAGTAATGCCTGCCGCCATGGTCAGTCCAAAGTGGTGATTGGGCTATGGGATGAGCCCCACCTGGTACGTATTGACGTGGAAGACGATGGACCGGGGATTCCAGCCGATGCGCGGGCTGATGTGTTCAAACCCTTCGCTCGTCTGGATGATAGCCGTGCGCGCAGTTCGGGGGGCTACGGGCTGGGGCTGTCGATTGTACAGAAAATCATGGCAGGCCACGGCGGCAGCGTCACCGTGGATGCCAGTCCTTCCCTGGGTGGCGCGCGGTTCACGCTGCTGATTCCGCGTCGCGAGTCGCCGGCTTGA
- a CDS encoding winged helix-turn-helix domain-containing protein, with translation MVDHLEEQFQTLGSQESHKPDYPDQDHVLIIEDDQRLAELTRDYLEANGFQVTLEADGAKGVDRILTLQPDLVILDLMLPGEDGLAICRRVRPNFAGPIMMLTARTDDLDQVLGLEMGADDYVPKPVQPRVLLARMRALLRRADGPASDGEIRLRFENLEIDNATREAWLSGERIDLTSAEFDLLWLLARNAGRVLTREEIFNDLRGIKYDGQDRSIDVRVSRIRPKIGDDPNQPHRIKTVRSKGYLFVKDS, from the coding sequence ATGGTGGATCACTTAGAAGAACAGTTTCAGACGCTTGGCAGCCAAGAATCGCACAAGCCTGATTATCCCGACCAGGATCATGTCCTCATCATTGAGGATGACCAACGCCTGGCTGAGCTGACGCGGGATTATCTGGAAGCCAACGGCTTTCAAGTTACGCTGGAAGCTGATGGGGCGAAGGGGGTGGATCGCATTCTGACCCTGCAGCCGGACTTGGTGATTCTTGATTTGATGCTGCCCGGGGAAGACGGCCTGGCGATTTGTCGCCGCGTGCGGCCCAACTTTGCGGGCCCGATCATGATGCTCACGGCACGTACGGACGATCTGGATCAGGTGTTGGGGCTTGAAATGGGCGCGGATGACTATGTGCCCAAGCCTGTTCAGCCCAGAGTACTGTTAGCCCGCATGAGGGCGCTGCTGCGGCGTGCCGATGGGCCAGCCTCTGATGGCGAAATACGGCTGCGCTTTGAGAATCTGGAAATCGATAATGCCACCCGCGAAGCCTGGCTGTCGGGGGAGCGCATCGACTTGACCAGTGCCGAGTTTGACCTGCTGTGGCTGCTGGCGCGCAATGCCGGGCGTGTGCTCACCCGTGAAGAGATTTTTAACGATCTGCGGGGGATCAAATACGACGGGCAGGATCGCTCGATCGATGTGCGAGTGTCACGTATTCGCCCCAAGATTGGTGATGACCCCAACCAGCCCCACCGTATCAAGACGGTACGTAGCAAGGGCTATCTATTTGTGAAAGACAGCTAA
- a CDS encoding LysR family transcriptional regulator yields the protein MIELRHLRTLLALRETGSLVEAAERVHLTQSALSHQLKDLESRVDSPLFMRKTRPVEFTRAGLRLLELADQILPEVRKAERDLARMAGTEMGRLHMAIECHSCFQWLMPTVDYFRDHWPEVEIDIPSGHHFDPLPALAREQLDLVITADPQPIEGVHYAPLFRYEGLLAVARQHPLAGQGFVTPEALADETLITYPVEQSRLDVFSQFLTPANVRPREIRTAELTIMMMQLVASGRGVCALPNWALSEYLERDYVSAVKLGEQGVWSTLYAAVREETLEAPWMQDFLRTAQETSFAVLNGIKPATRDAESAA from the coding sequence ATGATTGAATTACGCCACTTGCGCACCCTGCTGGCGCTTCGCGAGACGGGGTCTCTGGTGGAGGCCGCCGAGCGGGTTCACCTCACCCAGTCTGCACTGTCGCATCAGTTGAAAGACCTCGAAAGCCGTGTGGATAGCCCGTTGTTCATGCGCAAGACCCGGCCGGTGGAGTTCACCCGCGCCGGATTGCGTTTGCTGGAACTTGCCGATCAGATTCTGCCTGAAGTCCGTAAGGCAGAGCGCGATTTGGCGCGCATGGCGGGAACTGAAATGGGACGGCTGCACATGGCCATTGAGTGCCACAGCTGCTTCCAGTGGCTGATGCCCACGGTAGACTACTTTCGCGACCATTGGCCCGAGGTCGAGATCGATATACCCAGCGGCCACCATTTCGACCCGCTGCCCGCGCTCGCGCGCGAACAGCTCGATCTGGTGATCACCGCTGACCCGCAGCCAATAGAGGGGGTTCACTACGCGCCGCTGTTCCGCTATGAAGGATTACTCGCGGTTGCCCGGCAACATCCACTTGCCGGTCAGGGCTTCGTGACTCCTGAGGCACTTGCCGATGAAACCCTGATCACCTACCCAGTCGAGCAGTCACGGCTTGACGTCTTCAGCCAGTTTTTAACACCCGCCAATGTACGCCCACGGGAAATCCGCACCGCCGAGCTGACGATCATGATGATGCAGCTTGTCGCCAGCGGCCGTGGTGTCTGTGCGCTACCTAACTGGGCACTCTCGGAGTACCTGGAACGCGACTACGTAAGCGCCGTCAAGCTTGGTGAGCAGGGCGTGTGGAGCACGCTGTATGCGGCCGTCCGGGAAGAAACCCTAGAGGCGCCGTGGATGCAGGACTTCTTACGCACCGCACAGGAAACGTCGTTTGCCGTCCTCAACGGCATCAAGCCGGCGACTCGCGACGCGGAATCAGCAGCGTGA